Genomic DNA from Desulfurivibrio alkaliphilus AHT 2:
TCTCCATGGCCGATAGCCCCGCCCTTTTCAGCAGCCGCAGATCTTCCCGCTCCAGGTTCTGGGGCCGAAAAAAAGCGCACCAGGGAGTTTGGTTGCCGTTTTTGATCAGCGCCTCCGCCAGGAGCCGGAAGTGCCCCGCCCCATCGTTGAACACCGAGTCGGTAAAAAAAATGTACCTGACCCGGTGCTCGGCCGCCAGCCAGGCCACCTCGGCCGCCGTCTCTTCCGGATCCCGGTAGCGCAGGGAACGCCCTTCGATATTAGGATAGGAGCAATAGGCGCAGCGATAGGGACAGCCGCGCTTGGTCTGCACCCCCATCATCCCGCCATGGGCCAGATAATACTTGAGGGGACCGGCGCCGAAAGAGGGGCGGGTCCAGAACTCCAGCGGCTGCTCGTTGCGCAACAGTTTTGCCTGCGGCGGGCGGCCGGCGGTCAACTCATCGGCCAACCAGGGCAACAGCACTTCACCCTCGCCGACCACCCCGTAATCGGCTTGCAAAAATTCCAGCAGTTGCCGGGGCATCAAGGAAAAGGCCGGGCCGCCCAGCACCACCGGGGCCGCCGAGTTTTCCCGAATCAAACGCACCACCGAGGCCACTTCGGGGATAAAATCGTTTTTGTCACAACTGTCGACGGTATCCAGGTTGCGGATGGAAAGGCCGATCAGGTCATAACGGCTGCGGCGCAGCAGTTGCCGCAAGCCGGCAATGCCGCCGTCGGCCAGCAGGTCAAAATGATCGGCAGCATGCCCCGCCTGCTTCAAAGCCCCGCAAAGATAGGCCACCCCCAAGGGGTAGACGGGATAAGGCACCACCGCCTGATTAACCGATACCAGCAGGCAGTTCATGGTCAACGGTCAAGCCCCGCTTGCCAGCGACGTTCGGCTGCTTGCCGGTGGGGAATATAGGTGCCGTCCTGCATCTCCTTTTTCACCACTTCGCTGAACAGCCTTGCCATGCGCAACGGCTGCGGCACCTCCCGATAAAAAGTGCGCCAGGCATAAGCATACATTTCCTGCAGTTCATCGGGGGTCATCTGCTTGGGCTGAAAACAGACCTCGGCGGTGGTGTAGCGCCGCCAGTCGCGGTGCAGGATACGCCCTTCCTGCTCGAATTTGGCGGTCACCGGGGTATGGGGAAAGGGGGTGAGGATGGAAAACTCCGCCATATCGACATCGATTTCCAACAAAAAATCCACCAGCCGCTTGATATAGTCGGCATCCTGATTGTCCGGCCCCAGCAGTACCGCCGCCTCAACCCCGATGCCGTGGTCTTTCAGCCGCCGGACCCGGTTGCGGATCACTTCGGAAGTATCGAAAACCGCCTGGTAGACATACCAGCAGCCGGCTTCCGCCGCCGCAGTCAGCACCTCATCGTCATCGAGGATGGGGTGCGAGATCCATTTCTTCTTGAGCGGCTTCATGGCCGCAAAAAGCTCCAGCACCCACTCCTTGTCCTGGGCCAGCGAGTTGTCCACCATGAACAGGCGGTTGTTGTCGATCCCGGCCAGTTCCTCCACCACCCGATCCAGGGGCCGCGGCCTGAACTGGCGGCCGCCCAGATAAGCAGTGGCACAGGGGAAGCAGTTGAAGCGGCAGCCCCGGGAAGCGTG
This window encodes:
- a CDS encoding lipid biosynthesis B12-binding/radical SAM protein gives rise to the protein MNCLLVSVNQAVVPYPVYPLGVAYLCGALKQAGHAADHFDLLADGGIAGLRQLLRRSRYDLIGLSIRNLDTVDSCDKNDFIPEVASVVRLIRENSAAPVVLGGPAFSLMPRQLLEFLQADYGVVGEGEVLLPWLADELTAGRPPQAKLLRNEQPLEFWTRPSFGAGPLKYYLAHGGMMGVQTKRGCPYRCAYCSYPNIEGRSLRYRDPEETAAEVAWLAAEHRVRYIFFTDSVFNDGAGHFRLLAEALIKNGNQTPWCAFFRPQNLEREDLRLLKRAGLSAMEIGTDAACDRTLAGLEKGFDFTQVLHANRLAAEEKIPCAHFVMFGGPDEDRKTLAEGLDNLLRLEQCIVFAFSGIRILPGTALAARAVADGVIDADQSLMTPTFYFSPKLQEAELYRELAAAFAPREDRIFPVSSIIGKLTILHEMGHTGPLWDFLLRQPRQRNAS
- a CDS encoding B12-binding domain-containing radical SAM protein, translated to MRIALVYPKWNKIPEQTEFHLPPHGPVCVAAAIPEQYEVRFTDENVDSLDYDWTPDVVLLSMMLTCQLPRGKEIAAEYRRRGVPVVSGGIATMLHAEEIAEHVDSVFLGEVEDGRLAGVLADCRQGRLQAQYNYFHDFPPIESVGPARRDILNRSRYVYRGVKMVDLVHASRGCRFNCFPCATAYLGGRQFRPRPLDRVVEELAGIDNNRLFMVDNSLAQDKEWVLELFAAMKPLKKKWISHPILDDDEVLTAAAEAGCWYVYQAVFDTSEVIRNRVRRLKDHGIGVEAAVLLGPDNQDADYIKRLVDFLLEIDVDMAEFSILTPFPHTPVTAKFEQEGRILHRDWRRYTTAEVCFQPKQMTPDELQEMYAYAWRTFYREVPQPLRMARLFSEVVKKEMQDGTYIPHRQAAERRWQAGLDR